In Anaerolineales bacterium, the following proteins share a genomic window:
- the rpoC gene encoding DNA-directed RNA polymerase subunit beta' encodes METKGLTALRISLASPQTILSWSYGEVLKPETINYRRLRPEKDGLFCEAIFGPQRDWQCYCGKYKNPRYKGITCDKCGVEVTRAAVRRERMGHIALATPVAHIWYTRRIPSYLGMLLDISRRNLDRVLYFAQYIVTYVDEEARNKALKRIEDEISDTEREQAAGVNTKIAEVKTKRDHTLAEINQKRTNLEQGYDEVIAEKVDPVIKEGQKLEKLLQGQMGEHAKKTVTFELTGEKILDAGDKVIAKHITQVQKIVQKKLETLENELKDQRAKELEDLKMEAGRVKADADLKMEGLRSQLEEQTSASSNQSSRQRDELLELRPFTFLSEIRYRELKQRWGQVFRADMGAEAFYDVLERLDLDKLAEELWHEVKTTKSKQKRKKATTRLKVVEAFKRSGNRPEWMILTILPVIPPDLRPMVQLDGGRFATSDLNDLYRRVINRNNRLKRLLELGAPDVIIRNEKRMLQEAVDSLIDNSQRGKALSRRGRRELKSLSDMLKGKKGRFRRNLLGKRVDYSGRSVIVVGPQLKLYQCGLPKSMALELYRPFVIARLVQNNYAANVKGARRLIERNRPEVWEALESVIGDRPVLLNRAPTLHRLGIQAFEPILIEGSAIQLHPLVTTAFNADFDGDQMAVHVPLSQKAVKEARELMLASKNLLKPADGEPIISPSKDMVLGVYYLTMPQKAAHKGDGRAFANMDEVEMAYALDQVAIHTEIKLRATTWYDDKGDRLDEPQTRLIETTVGRVIFNRILPPEVQFVNEKLDKGGVKDLIAEVYEICGQEQTTEVADNIKSLGFEYAMRSGTTLAVADISIPPERKNIIEEALKAIELVQRDFRRGLLTEQEKNEREIEVWQGTTERVADAVKKHMDPDGNLSTMASSGATKGGFSTISQLAGMRGLMADPSGRIIPMPIRSNFREGLTAQEYFISTHGARKGLADTALRTADAGYLTRRLVDIAQDIIINEYDCNTRDGVMIRRRDDVAGQSLSSRLFSRLLAEQVIDPKTGEVLGEYNDVINQELARKIAASGVEEVKVRSAMTCELQHGICAKCYGLDLGRGTMVELGSAVGIVAAQSIGEPGTQLTLRTFHTGGVAATGADITTGLPRVEELFEARKQPKGEAVVAEISGTVHINQSEKYADLREVIIEHSELVSDEYSIPADWKISVKDEAEVKSGDVLATLDDAKIVAQHAGRVRVEKKERKVVVSYDRREEASYEIPTTSRLLVKSNEKIEAGTPLTEGSLNPHRVLKIQGREACEMYLMTEVQKVYRSQGQNIHDKHFEVIIRKMLSKVQITRPGDTKFLPGDPVDRLELRKINEALLADGKQPAKFSEVLLGVTKASLSTDSFLSASSFQHTIKVLAGAAIGSTSDPLRGLKENVIIGKLIPAGTGFLKEAPVTAEREPEADAAETTEISPDTSAAD; translated from the coding sequence GTGGAAACCAAAGGACTGACCGCCCTCCGTATTAGTCTCGCCTCGCCCCAGACGATCCTTTCGTGGTCGTATGGCGAGGTGCTGAAGCCCGAAACCATCAACTACCGCCGCCTCCGCCCCGAAAAGGACGGCTTGTTCTGCGAAGCCATCTTTGGACCGCAACGCGATTGGCAATGCTACTGCGGCAAATACAAAAACCCCCGTTACAAAGGAATTACCTGCGATAAGTGCGGCGTTGAAGTGACCCGCGCCGCTGTGCGCCGCGAGCGCATGGGGCACATCGCCCTCGCCACGCCGGTCGCGCACATTTGGTACACACGTCGAATCCCCTCCTACCTCGGCATGTTGCTGGATATTTCACGCCGCAACCTCGACCGTGTGTTGTACTTCGCGCAATACATCGTCACCTACGTGGACGAGGAAGCGCGCAACAAGGCTCTCAAACGTATCGAAGATGAAATCTCGGATACCGAGCGCGAGCAAGCGGCGGGCGTCAACACCAAGATTGCCGAAGTCAAAACCAAACGCGATCACACGCTGGCTGAGATCAACCAAAAGCGCACCAACCTTGAACAGGGCTACGATGAGGTGATTGCCGAGAAAGTTGACCCGGTCATCAAAGAGGGGCAGAAACTCGAAAAACTTTTACAAGGTCAGATGGGCGAACACGCCAAGAAAACGGTGACGTTCGAATTGACCGGCGAAAAGATCCTCGATGCCGGTGATAAAGTCATCGCCAAGCACATCACACAGGTGCAAAAGATCGTCCAGAAGAAATTGGAAACGCTGGAAAACGAATTGAAAGACCAGCGCGCCAAAGAACTCGAAGACCTCAAAATGGAAGCCGGGCGCGTCAAAGCGGACGCCGACTTGAAAATGGAAGGTCTCCGCTCACAACTCGAAGAGCAGACTTCCGCCTCATCGAACCAGTCCTCGCGCCAGCGCGATGAACTGCTCGAACTGCGTCCGTTCACCTTCCTGAGCGAGATCCGCTACCGCGAACTCAAACAACGCTGGGGACAAGTCTTCCGCGCCGACATGGGCGCCGAGGCATTCTACGATGTATTAGAACGTCTCGACCTCGACAAACTTGCCGAAGAACTCTGGCATGAGGTGAAGACCACCAAATCGAAGCAGAAGCGCAAGAAGGCGACGACGCGCTTGAAGGTGGTCGAAGCGTTCAAACGCTCCGGCAATCGCCCCGAATGGATGATTCTCACCATCCTGCCGGTCATCCCGCCCGATCTACGCCCGATGGTGCAACTCGACGGCGGTCGCTTCGCTACGTCTGACCTCAACGATCTCTACCGCCGCGTCATCAACCGCAACAACCGCTTGAAGCGATTACTCGAACTCGGCGCGCCGGATGTCATCATCCGCAACGAGAAGCGCATGTTGCAAGAAGCCGTGGACAGCCTCATTGACAATTCACAGCGCGGCAAAGCCCTCAGCCGCCGCGGACGCCGCGAACTCAAATCGTTGAGCGACATGCTCAAAGGCAAGAAAGGACGCTTCCGTCGCAACCTGCTCGGCAAACGCGTGGACTATTCCGGTCGTTCGGTGATCGTCGTGGGTCCGCAACTTAAACTATATCAATGTGGTCTGCCGAAGAGCATGGCGCTCGAACTCTATCGTCCGTTCGTCATTGCGCGGCTGGTGCAGAACAACTACGCCGCCAATGTGAAGGGTGCGCGTCGCTTGATCGAACGCAACCGCCCCGAAGTGTGGGAAGCGCTCGAAAGCGTGATCGGCGATCGTCCCGTGTTGTTGAATCGGGCTCCCACGTTGCACCGGCTCGGTATCCAGGCATTTGAACCAATCCTCATCGAAGGCTCGGCGATCCAACTGCATCCGCTCGTCACTACCGCCTTCAACGCGGACTTCGACGGCGACCAAATGGCTGTGCATGTTCCGCTTTCACAAAAGGCGGTGAAGGAAGCCCGCGAGTTGATGCTCGCCTCAAAAAACCTGCTCAAACCCGCCGACGGCGAACCGATCATCTCTCCTTCCAAAGATATGGTGCTGGGCGTCTATTACCTCACCATGCCGCAGAAAGCCGCGCACAAAGGCGACGGACGCGCCTTCGCCAACATGGACGAAGTAGAGATGGCGTACGCGCTCGATCAGGTGGCGATCCACACTGAAATAAAACTGCGCGCGACAACTTGGTACGACGATAAAGGCGACCGGCTGGATGAACCCCAAACGCGTCTCATCGAAACGACGGTTGGTCGCGTCATCTTCAACCGCATCCTCCCCCCGGAAGTGCAGTTCGTGAACGAGAAACTGGACAAAGGCGGCGTGAAGGATCTGATTGCTGAAGTCTACGAAATTTGCGGACAGGAACAGACCACCGAGGTCGCAGACAACATCAAATCGCTCGGCTTCGAATACGCTATGCGCTCCGGTACCACACTGGCAGTCGCTGATATTTCCATCCCGCCGGAACGCAAGAACATCATCGAAGAAGCCCTCAAAGCCATCGAACTCGTACAGCGCGACTTCCGCCGCGGCTTGCTCACCGAGCAGGAAAAGAACGAACGCGAGATCGAGGTTTGGCAAGGAACGACCGAACGGGTTGCCGATGCAGTAAAGAAGCACATGGACCCGGACGGCAACCTCTCCACCATGGCATCCTCCGGCGCGACCAAAGGCGGATTCTCGACCATTTCGCAGTTGGCGGGTATGCGCGGTCTGATGGCTGACCCCTCTGGGCGCATCATCCCGATGCCGATCCGTTCCAACTTCCGCGAGGGACTCACCGCGCAGGAATACTTCATCTCGACGCACGGCGCGCGCAAAGGTCTGGCGGATACGGCTCTTCGCACAGCCGACGCCGGTTACCTCACCCGCCGCCTCGTGGACATCGCGCAAGATATCATCATCAACGAATATGACTGCAACACGCGCGATGGCGTAATGATCCGCCGCCGCGACGATGTTGCCGGTCAATCGCTCAGCAGTCGTTTGTTCAGCCGCCTGCTCGCCGAACAGGTCATTGATCCGAAGACCGGCGAAGTTCTCGGCGAATACAACGATGTGATCAATCAGGAACTGGCGCGCAAGATCGCCGCCTCCGGCGTGGAGGAAGTCAAAGTGCGCTCGGCGATGACCTGTGAACTGCAACATGGCATCTGCGCCAAATGCTACGGTCTCGACCTTGGCCGCGGCACAATGGTTGAATTGGGTTCGGCGGTCGGCATCGTCGCCGCGCAATCCATCGGCGAGCCGGGCACACAACTCACGTTGCGCACCTTCCATACCGGCGGCGTCGCCGCCACTGGAGCAGACATCACCACCGGTCTGCCGCGTGTGGAGGAATTGTTCGAAGCGCGCAAACAGCCGAAGGGCGAAGCCGTCGTCGCGGAAATCAGCGGCACGGTGCATATCAACCAATCCGAAAAATACGCCGACCTGCGCGAAGTCATCATCGAGCATAGCGAACTCGTTAGCGACGAATACTCCATCCCCGCGGATTGGAAGATCTCCGTCAAAGATGAAGCGGAAGTCAAATCCGGCGATGTGCTTGCCACGTTGGACGATGCGAAGATCGTCGCCCAGCACGCCGGGCGAGTCCGCGTCGAGAAGAAAGAACGAAAAGTGGTCGTCTCGTACGATCGGCGTGAAGAAGCTTCGTATGAGATTCCCACCACCTCGCGCCTGCTTGTGAAGAGCAACGAAAAGATCGAAGCCGGCACGCCTCTCACCGAAGGCTCGCTCAACCCGCACCGTGTGTTGAAAATCCAAGGGCGCGAAGCCTGCGAAATGTACCTGATGACCGAAGTGCAAAAAGTGTATCGCTCGCAAGGGCAGAACATCCACGACAAACACTTCGAGGTCATCATCCGCAAGATGCTGAGCAAAGTGCAGATCACACGCCCCGGCGATACCAAGTTTCTGCCCGGCGACCCGGTGGACCGCCTCGAACTCCGCAAGATCAACGAAGCGCTTCTCGCCGACGGCAAACAGCCCGCGAAGTTCTCAGAGGTTCTGCTCGGCGTTACGAAAGCCTCGCTCAGCACCGACTCGTTCCTCTCTGCCTCTTCCTTCCAACACACCATCAAAGTGCTGGCGGGCGCGGCGATCGGCTCCACCAGCGACCCGCTCCGCGGTTTGAAAGAAAACGTGATCATCGGCAAGTTGATCCCCGCTGGCACCGGCTTCCTCAAAGAAGCGCCAGTTACAGCCGAACGTGAGCCCGAAGCAGACGCGGCAGAAACGACAGAAATTTCACCAGACACATCCGCGGCTGACTAA
- a CDS encoding aminotransferase class V-fold PLP-dependent enzyme, whose product MEKPDVEFVSFLKSYPTYPTTHLIDDLRATEYARLDLGAHVYLDYTGGGLYAESQLRRHTKLLAEHVFGNPHSSNPTSHAATQLVEHAREYVLKFFNADPDEYLVVFTSNASGALKLVGESYPFSKGRYLLTFDNHNSVNGIREFAHARGAKVTYIPVALPDMRADESGLRRELTQPSKNGHNLFAFPAQSNFSSVQHPLEWIEEAHKHGWDVLLDAAAFVPTSKLDLSEVKPDFVPVSFYKMFGYPTGLGALIARKPALSKLHRPWFAGGTITVASVQGDKFYMADGSSAFEDGTIDYLNIPAIEIGLKHIESIGYDVIHERVHCLTGWLLDNLIALKHSNGANLVRVYGPTSTEGRGGAVTVNFYDQNGNALDHRYIEEQANQANISLRTGCFCNPGAGEVALEISRVELDVCFTSPGHENRLSIDDFRTCIDGKSTGAVRISVGMVTNFKDVQKFLAFAKSLLL is encoded by the coding sequence ATGGAAAAGCCCGACGTTGAATTTGTTTCTTTTTTGAAATCGTATCCAACCTATCCGACAACGCATCTCATTGACGATTTGCGCGCCACCGAATACGCGCGGCTCGACCTCGGCGCGCACGTGTATCTCGATTACACGGGCGGCGGGTTGTACGCCGAATCGCAATTGCGGCGGCACACGAAATTATTGGCTGAGCACGTGTTCGGCAACCCACATTCGAGCAATCCCACTTCGCACGCCGCGACGCAACTCGTGGAGCATGCGCGCGAATACGTGTTGAAATTTTTCAACGCCGACCCCGATGAATATCTCGTCGTCTTCACCTCCAACGCGAGCGGCGCGCTGAAACTCGTCGGCGAGTCGTATCCATTTTCAAAGGGACGTTACCTGCTCACTTTCGACAATCACAACTCGGTGAACGGGATTCGGGAATTCGCCCACGCGCGCGGAGCCAAGGTGACGTACATCCCGGTCGCGCTGCCGGACATGCGGGCAGACGAATCAGGACTCCGCCGCGAGCTGACTCAGCCTTCGAAAAACGGACACAACCTTTTTGCCTTTCCCGCGCAATCGAACTTCTCCTCCGTGCAGCATCCGCTTGAGTGGATCGAGGAAGCGCACAAACACGGCTGGGACGTTCTGCTCGACGCCGCCGCGTTCGTGCCCACCAGCAAATTGGATCTGAGCGAAGTTAAACCCGATTTTGTCCCTGTTTCGTTTTATAAAATGTTCGGCTATCCCACCGGGCTGGGCGCGTTGATCGCGCGTAAACCCGCGTTATCAAAATTGCATCGCCCGTGGTTCGCAGGCGGGACGATCACCGTTGCGTCGGTGCAGGGCGATAAATTCTACATGGCAGACGGTTCGTCCGCTTTCGAGGACGGCACGATTGATTACCTCAACATCCCCGCGATCGAGATCGGGCTGAAGCACATCGAGTCCATCGGCTATGATGTGATCCACGAACGCGTCCATTGCCTCACAGGTTGGCTGTTGGATAACCTCATCGCGTTGAAGCACAGCAACGGGGCGAATCTCGTCCGGGTGTATGGACCAACCTCCACGGAGGGAAGAGGCGGGGCGGTCACGGTCAATTTTTACGATCAAAACGGAAACGCCCTCGACCATCGTTACATCGAAGAGCAGGCGAACCAAGCCAACATTTCCCTGCGGACCGGCTGTTTCTGCAACCCCGGCGCCGGGGAGGTGGCGCTGGAAATTTCCCGCGTCGAACTGGACGTGTGCTTCACCAGCCCGGGACACGAAAACCGCCTATCCATTGATGATTTCCGCACCTGCATTGACGGCAAATCCACCGGCGCGGTGCGGATTTCGGTGGGCATGGTTACCAACTTCAAGGATGTGCAAAAGTTCCTTGCTTTTGCAAAGAGCCTGCTTTTGTAA